GTCCTTCGACCTGGCGTTGTACGTCTGGATGTTGGCGACCTCGCAGTACTGCTCCAGGCCCTCCTTGCAGCTCGGGCAGGTGCGGCACGAGTCGACCATGCAGCCGACGCCGGCCATGTCCCCGGCCTTGAACTTCGTGACCTGGTCGCCGACGCGAACCACGCGGCCGACGATTTCGTGGCCGGGCACCATGGGGAAGAGCGCGCCGCCCCACTCGTCGCGGGCCTGGTGCAGGTCGGAGTGGCAGACGCCGCAGTAGAGGATTTCAATCTGCACGTCGGTGGGGCCGGGCTCCCGGCGCTCGAACTGGAACGGGGCGAGGGGGGACTTGGCGTCCTGGGCGGCGTAGGCGCGAACGGGAATCATGTGGAGGCTCCTCGAGCGGGGCTGAAGTGGTCTTCCTACCTTGCGCACCGGATGATGCGTCCGGCATCGGCTCAAGGGCACTGATGAATTCGGCACGCGCTGCTTAGGAAAACTTCACAATGGCCTTCACTCCGCTCAACGCCTTGAACGCCTTCCTGGCCGTGGGACGCAAGCGCAGCTTCTCCGCGGCGGCGAAGGAGCTGGGGGTGTCCGGCTCCGCGTTGAGCCAGTCCGTTCGCCAGCTCGAGGCGCGGGTGGGCGTGCCGTTGCTCGTTCGTACCACCCGGAGCGTGGCGCTCACGGACGCGGGGCGCCGCCTGCTGGAGTCCGCGGGGCCGCCGGTGGAGCAGGCGCTCCAGGCGTTGAAGGCGGCGACGGCCCGGCCGGGGGAGGTGACGGGCTCCCTGCGGCTCACCGTGCCCTCCGTGGCGGTGTCGCCCGTCGCGACGCCCATCCTGACGCGCTTCCACCAGCGTCATCCTCGCGTGGAGGTGGAGCTGCGCGTGGAGGACCGGCTGGTGGACATCGTCGCGGAGGGGCTGGATGCCGGCATCCGCATGTCGGAGGCGCTGGAGCGCGACATGGTGCAGGTGCGCCTGTCGGAGGGGGATGACCGCTTCGTGGTGGTGGGCTCGCCCGCGTATCTCAAGCGCCGCGGGATGCCCGAGCGGCCGAAGGACCTGCTGACCCATGACTGCATCTGCATCCGCTCACCGACGAGCGGCGCCATCTACCAGTGGGAGCTGGAGCGTGGTTCGCGGAGCTGGCGCGTCCCGGTGCGAGGGCCCGTCATCACCGGAGAGTGGCGGGCGATGGTGGAGCTGGCCGAGGCGGGCGTGGGGCTGGCGTATGTGTTCGAGCCGAGCGTGAAGAAGCGGCTCGAGCGCGGCACCCTGCGGCTGGTGCTGGAGCCCTACGCGGCGAAGGTGGAGGGCTTCTTCCTGTACTTCCCCAGCCGCGCGCAGGTGTCGCCCGCGATGCGCGCGTTCGTGGACGTGGCGCGCGAGGTGACCGCGCTGGCGCGGTGATCGTGGAGGGCACGCGGTGGGGCTCGCGTGGGTGTTCCTGGTGGGGGCTGTCACGCGGTGGGGATGCCGCGCACGTGGCCTCGGCCCCGGCGTGCGGCCGGCGCGCGGTGGCGATGCTACGAACGAGTGTGCTCCCCGCGGGGCCTGTCACGCGGTGGGGATGCCGCGCACGCGGCCTCGCACCCGTGAGGCCTCATCCGCCTGTCCCGCCTCGTCCAGCAGCGCGGCGGCGCGGTGGAACAGCAGGGCGGCGTCCATGTGGCGCAGGGCCGCGGCCTCCGCGTTGGCCGCGGAGATGAGGAAGGGCACCGCGCGGCGGGGCTCATGCCCATCCATCCAGTGCTGCGCCACCACGACAGGCGGCGCCCCGCGTTGCTCCAGCGCCACGGCCAGCCGGCGGTG
This genomic window from Myxococcus hansupus contains:
- a CDS encoding LysR family transcriptional regulator; this encodes MAFTPLNALNAFLAVGRKRSFSAAAKELGVSGSALSQSVRQLEARVGVPLLVRTTRSVALTDAGRRLLESAGPPVEQALQALKAATARPGEVTGSLRLTVPSVAVSPVATPILTRFHQRHPRVEVELRVEDRLVDIVAEGLDAGIRMSEALERDMVQVRLSEGDDRFVVVGSPAYLKRRGMPERPKDLLTHDCICIRSPTSGAIYQWELERGSRSWRVPVRGPVITGEWRAMVELAEAGVGLAYVFEPSVKKRLERGTLRLVLEPYAAKVEGFFLYFPSRAQVSPAMRAFVDVAREVTALAR